The genomic stretch CAACAGAGAATGAAGCGGGATCACAGGCAAACGGGCTACTGGCTGCTTTTCATACTAAAAGCTCCAGGCAACGCTGTCTGGCTGAGATATGCCCTCAGTTACTCTAAAGGGTTCTTGGGTAGGACGACCTTGGTATGAGGGTCAAGATGTCAGCTCAACAGAGGGAGGCATCCGGGGCTTGGCAGAACCCAATGTGAGGACTGCATACAATACCCGCAGCCACCTCTGCTCGGAAACAGAGCCAGACAAGTGCCCGCCACTGCTGGTTGCCCTGGGTGACCTCAGGGCAGGGGTCACCAGAAGTCACGCCCCCTGACTTCCGCCTCCCGAGAGCCAGGCTGAGAGTGCTTCGATCTGAGGTGCGGACTCCACTCAGCAGCCAGAGGAGCCACAGGTGCCATCCGGTATCAGGTAAGCCTCTAAGTAAGGACTTAGGGGACCCCCCCCGTCCCAGAAAGGAGGGCACCCAGCTGATGAGAGCTCCATCCCAACCACAGGAAGCACACAGGCAAGTTCAGGCAGAGCTACCACACACTTCCTGTTTAGCAGTCTGATTGAGGTGGCCGCTTTTGTGTGCGGGGCTCGGGGTCCAAAAGTGAAGGCTTCTGAGTGAGTGTTGAGGGGATCCACCCCCCACAGAATAGCAGTAACCACCTGAACCTCAGCcgggcgatcagccctgggagtccCCGGACAGGGGCGGCCAGAAGTGCTGCTGATTTGCTTGGCCGTTGTAGTCTGAGGGAGTAGAAGCCTTAGTCTGGGGCAAGCAGTGTCATATCGCCACAGGAAGGCATCTCAGGCCACGCAGGAATTCTGATGAGGACCCCCAAGTGAGTTTTTAGGGAATCCCTCTGACCCCAAGACAAAGGGTGTGCACAGCATCTACTCCTCTTGTCAGCTCTCCATGTCCTATCATGAAGTTCTCCTCACTTCCATTTTGGAGTCTCACAGAGATGAAGCCTTGATTGGAGGCCTCAAGCAGTAAATAAAGCGGGCACGTAACCAACCAGAATTCAGTTTGAGGAACAGATGTGAGGATTGTTGCGCTAATCAACCCAAGGCCAGGGGGCTTCCTAGAGCCCTTGCCCTGTTTTCAGTCCTGAGAGGCCCAGGGAATTAGGCAGGCagctcccctccccacttccagCCCCATGTCTCGGGAAGTAAAAAGCCACCATAGTTTAGCATCTGAGGCCACTCATATACACCCTGTTTATCTTAGGTGGTGAATCTCATTGCCCATCCTCCTGTCTACCTACTGCCATCCACAAGAGTCATCATGCCTCGGCATCAGAAGCACGGTCAATGCCGTAAGACCTTCAATAAGTCCCACGGTTGGGAGGTTACGCAGGTATCCAGGACACTGAAGAAGACCAATATACCCTCCCAATCTCTAATGCCTGGTGATTTTCCCAGTACTTCTGAGAGTTGTCAGAATTTCTACTCATCTGttgcaaccaccaccaccaccttattGATCAAATCAGATGAGTTTTCCCCTAGCCAAAATGTAGATTATAGTCTAAGCACCTCACAGGCTATGTCATACCCTGTGAGTATGCCCAGAGATCCTCTAAATGAAGAAGTGGCTTTGTTGGTGAATTTCTTGCTGCTCAAGTATCAAATGAAACAGCCAGTAACAAAAGCTGATATGGTGAAGGTTTTCATCTACAAGTGTGAAGTCCATTTCCCTGATATCCTCCAGAGAGCCTCTGAGTGCATAGGAATTCTCTTTGGCCTTGATCTGAAGGAAGTGGATCCCTTCAACCACTGCTATGTCCTTTTAATTTAATTGGGCCTCACCTATGATGGCATGATGCACGGTGAAGCAGGCGTGCCCAAGACTGGCATCTTGACACTTATCCTGGCTGTGATCTTCATGAAGGGCAACTGTGCCACCGAAGAAGAAGTCTTGGAGGTTCTGAATGTTACCAGGATGTGTTCTGGAAGGAAGTACTTCTTCTTTGGAGAGCTCAAGCAGCTCCTCAGAGATTTCGTGAGGGAAGGATACCTAGAGTTCCAGCACGTGGTCAATGCTGATCGTTGGCAATCTGAGTTCCTGTGGGGCCCCAGAGCTTATGCTGAAACCACCAAGATGAAGATCCTGGAGTTTCTGGCCAAGGTTAATGGGACTGACTCAAGTTCTTTCCCATCTCAGTATGAGGAGGCTTTGgaagatgaaaaagagaaagctcAGGCCAGAGTTTCAGCCAATTGTCTCTGCTACTACCGGTTCTTGTATTCAGACTAGCAGCTTCTTCCCCAACTAGGGGAGTCAAGGATAGTTTCTTCATGCATTGTTCAAAGAGGCAGTTAGTGTTCATAAAATTTAGGTCTGAGGTGGGACTGAAAATAAGATAGTATGCATGCCTATGTGTCACCATTTTGTATATGTAACTCAAgaattttttctgtgtattattcaaatattgtttcttttaatatatatttagttgCCTTCATAATCTTCAAGTTTGTGAATAATGTTGGTTACGGACTTAATCTTACAATGAGACTTAATAGtaagaattttataaaacagATTGTAAAACCATCCGTCATCTGTAACAATATAACATGGCATTACTATAGGCATTTACTGGAAATGTGAAGGAAATCAGTATTAAAATAGTTGAGTTCAATAAACAGAGAACATGTAAAAGAATTTCAATCCATGGCCCTCAtatcttttattaaattaaaaatgcttgaATTTGCTAACATGcttataaaattataagaaataaagttCAATCAATTAGATCCTGTTCtcactgtttgtttttatttcttacttttattgaatgtttgctctttggaaatCACCATGTTAGTACTGGAGATTGTAGGATAAATAAGATCTAAAACTTCCTCTTATAATTTTTACTTCTAGGATTGACAGTCCGATAATAATAATGGTGGAATGTCTCATAATATCTAACACACAAGCAAAAGGAGTTAGCAGGAGTTTGAGGTATTCCATGTGAGGCTGTCAAGTATAAATGCTCTGGGGCAAGGAAATTTAGGATTTGGGGAAGATGGAATTCATTCTGTGAGAGttcattttaagttaaaattggATATATAGCAAGATGGACTGATAGAGTGGTAATCAGTGATCAGACCTCCAGATGGTGTGTCTCAGAGTTGAGACTCAAAAGGCAGGAGTGGAAAACTGTTCCTTGCAGTTACTTCGGGGTCATGGTAGAAAGAGAAATCTTTACTGGGGTAGGAATGGAAGTTTTTTCTAATCTTGTCCCTGTGCCAGTTAACATAATTCACAAAGTGAGTCTTACGAATATTGTCTTTAAGGGATTTTTAAGAGATAACAATGAAACTTTCTCTAGGTGAGAAACCACTGGGTTGGCAAATGTTGTCCTGGACTGGGAGAGCCAGAGACTACTCCGTTTAAGGGATATttaaatagattattttctgtGTAAGTTTGCATAGTCTGAGAAATGCTTATGTTTTGATAAATGTGAAATTAATGAAGATAAGGGTgatttgaatggaaaaaaaaaaaaaaactaaggagaTCCACCCTCTGTCTCTTGATTCATTTCTGTTCTCACTACTTCCTAATGCCTCTTGGGATAAAAAGGACCTGGAATCCAAAGTACTAAAAGCACATATAAAGAAGAAAGGtgaaaatgataatgaaatacAATTTGGAGATAGTCTAAAGGGCATCATTTACCTAGAATATTGCTATCATTAACCCTGGGGTTCCTTGAGAGCTGACTTTGCCCAGGCGATAGCATTTCCATCTTTTGTGTGTAGGGGTTCAGAATATATCACCCCAGAATATGCCACTTTggaatattgattattttgaattaaaagtaCTTGAGAAACTGTATAGGAGGGACACTGTGACCCCCCCTGAAAGTAGGAGATAAGTCTCTACTGTGAAAGGTACTCTCCCTGTACCAGGAAGGTAGAAGGcatttttataagaataaaaaaggaattgAGAGCCAAGGAGATGATGTAAAGAAATCTTGTTACTCTTTCACCATTTACTACTTCTAGCCCAAACCCTTCTGCCTTGTCAATTCTTTACAAATTTATTGTTTGTGTAAAAGTTACCAAAGTTTCCTGATTTGATCACTCCTTTGAGTCTCATGTCTTTGTGGGGCTCCTATAACTACGtatatatgtaattaaatttgttttctcccTATTAATCTGTCTTTTTATTACAAGGGATTCTCAGCCAAGAACCTAAAAGGGTAGATGGAAGATTATTTTTATTCCCCTACATGTGCATTATAGCAGCCTTCCCCTGGGTCTACTGTAGTGTGCCCTCATGTCCAAATTGGAGGTCCTTAACCTGCTTACCAGCTCTTCTCTGTATCCTCCTCTGTAGCCTGCACCTTCTCCCAGTGCAACAGCCAAGAATCACCTGCCCTTCCTTTGATTTAAGAGTATTCCAATTCACTGGCACTCCCATTCCTCACCATGGAATCCCTGTTAGCAATATACTATTCCATGTGTAAGATCATTTTGACAGTGAAATTTGGACCTGATCATCACCACTGGGCATCTTCATCACATTCTCAAAATGATTTCCAGATAACCTGGTGAGTAAAGActgatgtgtgggcttccctggtggctcaatgtcAAAAaatcttcctgtcaatgcaggagacataaggttggattcctgtgtcaggaagatcccctggataaagaaatggcaacccactccagtattcttgcctggggaatcccatggacagagaagcctggtgggctacagttcatggcgtcgcaaagggttggacatgacttagtgattaaacaaacGACAAAGTCTAatttggcaaagaatccactagTTGTGGTACTATATTTCCAAGAGATGAGATTTTGGTACTTTCAGTAGAATTTTAATGGTACCTCTTATTTGAGAATAGGGGAAAAAACCCATTTCTTTGATGAGAGTTAATTTTAAGTTACATATGGATGTAAGACAAAATGGGGCTAAGGGAGTGTGAGGGTTATAAGGCTATTGAACATATAAATTGATAAATGAGCTTACCTCGGTGGTTAAAAACCAAAACCTTTCCTATAAGTGATAAATGGGGAAAGACTCTGAAACAAGTAAGCAAACATCTCCAGTATCTAAATTTCTGTAAACTCTGGACTCTTCCTGGGAGGTAGAATATGGTTCCTTAGTATTACATTTGGATGATAGATAAATACATGTATTATGTATTTCTATTACATAGAAGATGGATAGATAATGTAGGGACCGAGAGAGAGTCTTGGTTTTCAATACGTATAACTGCATCTGTGCAGTTGTCCAGGTATTTTCAGTCACATAGCAAATTGTAGAGAATCACAAGTTAAAGTTTTGTCAGTGCACCAGTAGGAAGGAGAAAATTCTCAGTATACTATGATcatggtgaaagaaagtgaaagtgaagtcgctcagtcatgtccactctttgcaatcccatggactgtatcctaccgggctcctctgtccatgggattttccaggcaatagtactgaagtggattgccatttccttctccaggggatcttcccaacccagggattgaacccaggtctcccgaattgtagacagacgctttaccatctgagccaccagggaaggatcaTAGTGGTTATTGAAGAAAACAGTGCAGAACAATACTTTTGAGTGAAGTATAGGAAGCCCTTCCTGCAGAGATTTACAAAGTCTTTTTGAAACGTGTATGTGACCCTTTATTGGAAAGCACCTGTTACACAGAAAGATCACATATAATTGGAgaactgcaatgaacatttggctTCCTCAGAAACTCTATCAGCAAATGAAGAGGATCATTGACATAAATTCTAGTAGTTGCTctctactactgctgctgctgctgttaagtcacttcagttgtgtcctactctgtgtgaccccatagatggcagcccaccaggctcccccgtccctgggattctccaggcaagagtactggagtggggtgctattgccttctccactactactgctactgctactgggCACCTACTATGTAACAGCATATGAAATAGACTACAAGTGCTCATCTATAACTTGACTTCCTTCCTGGCTTCATGGGAAGGCTATATTGCCCAGTTTGCTTGTTCTTAGAAGGGATCATGTGACTAGCCCCTCTAGCTGAGATATGAGCAGAAGCAATGTTTGTCACAGGACCACACATTTGAGAACCAGTATACCACTAAAATGATTTCTCTTCCATCCACTAGCAAACATGGGGACCTTATGTTAAGATGTGGAAGTACAAGATGGAGGCAGCGTAAATCTCTGGGTTACCTGGTAGCAAAAATTCCTTACCAAATCGATCAGGTTTTATGTGTACAAGAAATAAACTCATTATATTAAGATATTCAGATTTCACCTGTTGCCTATTCCATCAGCTAGCAGAAATTTTATCTGATTCATGCACAACTACTATTTCTGTTGTTAgacttaaataataataaagctaatCATGTATTCTTGGtgcaaaaattctaaatataggCAAATCATAATCTCTTTCCCACTTAACATGAATACAGGATTTCTCCAAGACAACACATATAGATTGTCTTAACTTTTATAACTGTCCCATAGCATAtattgaggagggcatggcaacccactccagtattcttgtgtggaaaattccatggacagaggagcctgctgctgctgctgctaagtcgcttcagtcatgtccgactctgtgctaccccatagacggcagcccaccaggctcccccgtccctgggattctccaggcaagaacactggagtgggttgccagttccttctccaatgcatgaaagtgaaaagtgaaagtgaagtcgctcagtcgtgtccaactctgtgtgaccccatagacagcagcctaccaggctcctcctgtccatgggattttccaggcaagagtactggagtggggtgccattgccttctccaacagaggagcctggtgggctgagcctggtgggctgtaatccataggtttgcacagagtcggacatgactgagcgactaaacacaagCACCATAGCATGTATTGGCATATTTAACCATCTCCCTGGACAGACATATTATTTGTTTCCCATTTGTTACTGTGACTTATAGAACTGAAAGATTTTGAACATGACTTCTTGGGCTAAAGTCTCCTGTTCTGATAGCAAGGTATAAATTGGATTACAGTGGATAGTGTGTTGAGattgtaaatttttataaatattgcaGAAATTTCTTCCTCCAAATAATCTAGCAATTCATAGTCCAACAGATTAATGCATGTGATTACCATAAACACTATACTTAAATTACTTTGTAAGTCAAAAGTGCTtaatttgaaaagcaaagattTGATCAAAATAGCCAGTTGACAGGGGATAGGGACAGACAGGACATTTACACTTAGTGAAGGATAAGGATTCAGGGAAAGAGCAATGAAAGAGACAGCATATAGATCCAAGTCCAGAGAGCCCAGAGCAGGCCGATAGTCAAAGTTCTGAATACACGTGTAGACTGGAGAAAGAACAAGAGGGAGAGGAAGTTGTGAATCTGGGTGGAGAGTCCAAGAGAACTCACATGAATAGACTGGAAAAAATCTCTGAATCACCACTAGCGGCTGGAAATTGTATGACTAAGTGGGGAGTTCTGATGAAAGTATCAGAATTATCTACCATCCTGTGGAATTCCCCCACCTTCTGTTATGTCAAACATAGCTGTCTTTCCTGCATCATTTAACAGTGTTACTGGTGGATTCTGGGAAAGCTACCTGTCTTGACTACTCTGGTTATCCACTGAACCTTTGCCAGTGTACCAAGCTGAGATCTGTCTTGATTCCTGCTGGCAACAGGTATTGTTTTCTGTGTACAGTGAACCCTCTCCACTGAGGTTGGGGCTACATGAATGTTAATGAGTGATGATGGACAGTTGAGATAGGCCAGAAGTACCAGTGAGCAGTGGAAGGCACTATGCAACTGCAAGGAGGAGGAAATTTAAAGGGAGACATCCTAGTACTCGTTTCCTCAGTTTCGCTTCAGATAAAGCACAGGTGTGGACATGTCTCCTGAAATAATCCAGATGGTGTCCCTAACACAGACTGCttcttatttttctgagtttGTGGTACACCAGAGAGTGGGTATCTTCTGACTATAATCAGTAGTCATATTACCAACAGGTACTGCCTAGGGGACAGGGTTAACCTGAGGTTCAGAGATTTGCAGATTGGATTCAGAGCCTGTGGAAATTGTACTCTTCTATTttgatatgcagataccacccttatggcagaaagtgaagaggaactaaaaagcctcttgatgaatgtgaaagtggagagtgaaaaagttgtcttaaagctcaacattcagaagacaaagatcatggcatccggtcccatcacttcatggcaaatagatggggaaacagtggaaacagtgtcagactttttttggctccaaaatcactgcagatggttattgcagccatgaaattaaaagacttttactccttggaaggaaagttatgaccaacctagatagcatattcgaaagtagagacattactttgccaacaaaggtccgtctagtcaaggctatggtttttccagtggtcatgtatggatgtgagagttggactgtgaagaaagctgagcgccgaagaattgatgcttttgaactgtggtgttggagaagactcttgagagtcccttggactgcaagaagatccaaccagtccattctgaaggagatcagccctgggatttctttggaaggaatgatgctaaagctgaaactcctactttggccacctcatgcgaagagttgactcattggaaaagaccctgatgctgggagggattgggggcaggaggagaaggggatgacagaggatgagatggttagatggcatcaccaacttgatggatgtgagtctgagtgaactccgggagttggtgatggacagggaggcctggtgtgctgtgattcatggggtcacaaagagtcggacacgactgagtgactgaactggactgactgaTTTTGAACTGACTGTGGGTTATGGGACTGTGAAAAGTCTCATATAAGAAGCATCATATATAC from Bubalus bubalis isolate 160015118507 breed Murrah chromosome X, NDDB_SH_1, whole genome shotgun sequence encodes the following:
- the LOC112582145 gene encoding melanoma-associated antigen B16, producing MMHGEAGVPKTGILTLILAVIFMKGNCATEEEVLEVLNVTRMCSGRKYFFFGELKQLLRDFVREGYLEFQHVVNADRWQSEFLWGPRAYAETTKMKILEFLAKVNGTDSSSFPSQYEEALEDEKEKAQARVSANCLCYYRFLYSD